The following nucleotide sequence is from Mucilaginibacter sp. cycad4.
TGAAAAATTTATCGCCGCATTAAACTGTTTGACGAATAATTCAGATATTAATACACTGGTGGAATGGGGGATAGGCTGGATAGGTTGTAGAACTTACAAATTATCTGATGATTCTGTCTGGGGAAGTGAAAAATAAAAAGTAGACCCCTTATCCAGTTCACTTTCTGCCCAGATCTCACCGCCATGTCGTTTAATAATTTCAGCACTGAGGTAAAGGCCGATACCGAAACCGGAAATATGGCGTGTGTGACTGGTTTCAACGCGATAGTACCGGTCAAAAATGTAGATTAGGTCCTCGGGCTTTATGCCCATTCCTTCATCTTTTACGCTTACTACCACCATCATGTCGCCATTGAGTTTACAACTGATATCGATCAAACGGCCTTTAGGTGAATATTTTACAGCATTACTAATGAGGTTGGAAATAACAGAAACGATCTTATCCCGGTCGGCGTTAACCCTGAGGTTGTTGCATTCTTTAAGGCTGAAGACATGGCTCGTCACCGTTAACCGGGTTTCTTCCAATATTTCCTGCAGTAATTGCCCCAGATCAAACGGTCTTTTCTCAATTAACAATTTACCGGCTTCGAGGCGCGAAATGTTAAGGAAACTGTTGATCATAGCAGCCATCCGCCTGGCTTGCTGATTTGCTTTCTCCATCGCGTCGGAAAGGAATTGATCCTCACTTTGCATCAATTTCTTTTGAGCTACCTGGATAATCGCGGCTAATGAAGTCAGCGGCGTTTTTAGTTCATGGCTTACCATACCGATAAAGTCGTTTTTGCGTTGTTCTTCCTGTTTTTTATCAGTGATATCGCGCGCGATCTTGGACAGGCCGATAATTTTCCCTTGTTTATCCATAACGGGAGAAATGGTCAGGGAAACATCCAGTAATCGCCCGTCTTTGGTCAGTCTCCTGGTTTCAAAATGATCAACCCGCTCACCTGTACTTAACCTGGAAAGGATGCGTGGTTCCTCGTCCTGCCGGTCTTCGGGAATGATCTTGTAGATTGTTTGCCCGATCATCTCCTTTTCCGTATAGCCAAACATTCGTTCGGCCGCAGCATTCCAGCTGGTGACCACACTTTCCAGCGTTTTGCTGACAATGGCGTCGTCCGACGTTTCAACAATCGCCGCAAGCTTCGCACTTTTTTCCTCAGCTTGTTTGATCTCGGTAATGTCCAGGGTTATGATAAGTCCGGATTCTACAATGTTATCGTCATTTTTGAGCGGCACAAAATGGATAAGATAAAATTCTCCTGTTTCGGCTTTTCGCTCTATAGAAAACTTTTCGCCGGATAAAACCCTTTCATATAAATGCCTGGACGCTTCGTAGCGTTCGGGCGAAATCTCTGATGGGTGCTTGCCTTCATAATCGCGCCGGTTATAACCCATCTTTTCCATAATATCGCCTTCAATGGCTATATACCTATGGTTCCGGTCGACGACAAGGATCAGTGAACCGGGAATGTTCAGGGCAATGGAGCGGAAAAGTTTTTCGCTTCGCCGGAGATTTTCCTGGGTTTCCAGCAGCTCTTCATTGGTTGTGGCCAATTCTTCGTTGGCAGCTGCCAGCTCTTCGTTGGCCGCAGCATACTCTTCATTTGTAGCGGCCAGTTCTTCATTGATGGCCGCCAGTTCCTCGTCCAGTGCCTCTTTGGTGTTTTCCAATACCCATATAGCTATGTGAGTAACTTTGCCTTTGTCGTTCTTTACGGGTTTATAAACAAAGGTAACGGGTACAATCTGTTTCTTCCCGTTAAGCGTTTGTATGATCGCTCCTTTATCATCCTGGTGCTGCGTGCCTTTTCCTGCTATTTTCAGAGCCGACTCATCATCAGGTTTTGCAACGGCAAAGATTTCCCGGTAAGACTTTCCTGACAGGTCTTCACCCGGTTTATTGATCAGTTTCAGTAAATGAACATTCACTGTTTCAATGGTCATACTTTCCGCATGAAGTATACAAATGCCCACAGGTGCGTGAAGCATGATCGAATATAAATCTCCCTCGCCGGCGATTTGCATATGGATAATGGGTGGTTTCTTTTGGATGAATGTAAGTTAAATATAAATTAAAGAAATTGAAATATTTAATTTACAGGTTATAAAAATGGGAGGCAAATAGTTTGAAGCTTCTTAACTGAGGCGGGAGCTTTGTACCGATAATATCTTACTTTTTAGGCACCTGGCCGCTCGGCGGTACATTCCCTTTCGAAGTAGTATCTCCGTTTAAGGAATCCTGCAAGCCTTGTTTCCTTGCCCTATTTATGGTGTTTGTATCGGAGATAGATGGCCCTCCACCTCTGTTTACGCTGCTGCTATCGGTAGAGCCGCCTATTTTTCTGTTTCGATCGGTAGGATTACAGCCGGTAGTGAGGTAGAGCAGCAGGGCGACTGGAATAATTAGATTTGTTGTTTTCATGGCAATGTTGTTATAATATTTTAGTCTTTTCCGGTCAAGCCCTTCTGGCTGCAGATAAACGCCCCGGGTCCGGAAATCCTCTTAGGAGGATATAGATACATGTATTTGGTTTTAACCAGCTGCGGTTTATCCGTTTACTACTTCGCCGCCGTTAACATGGATTACCTGGCCTGTAATAAAGGATGAATCGTCTGAAGCCAGAAAAACATAGGCTGGTCCAAGCTCAGAAGGCTGTCCGGCACGTTTCATAGCCGTTTCACTGCCGAATTTTTTAATCTTTTCTTCATCGAAAGTGGATACAATGAGCGGTGTCCAGACAGGGCCGGGTGCTACGGCATTAACCCGGATGCCTTTTTCTGTCAGGTTGGTAGCCAGTGAACGCGTAAAAGTGGTGATAGCCCCTTTGGTTGATGAGTAATCAATAAGCGAAGGCGAAGAGCGGTAGGCAGTTACCGACGTGGTATTAATAATACAATCGCCTGCATGCATGTGATCTAATGCAGCTTCTGCAAAATAAAAATAGGCAAATATATTGGTGCGGAAAGTGGTATCCAACTGATCGGGATCAATTGCCCTAACGTCTTTTTGCGGGAATTGCATCCCGGCATTATTAACCAGGATATTCAGCTTGCCAAACTCTTTTATGGTTTGTTCTACAGCGTGTTTGCAAAAGGCCGGTTCTTTTACATCTCCTTTAATAAGCAGGCACCGCTGGCCTGTTAACTCAACCAGGTCTTTTGTGATTTCGGCATCCTCGTCCTCATCCAGGTAAACGATGGCCACATTAGCGCCCTCCTGAGCAAAATGTACGCTTACAGCGCGGCCAATCCCGCTGTCGCCCCCGGTGATCAGGGCAATTTTTCCCTGCAATTTGCCGGCCGCTTTATAGCTGCCCTTAATATATTCCGGAGCGGGATTCATCTTTGCTTCAATGCCCGGCTGCCTATCCTGTTTTTGCGGTGTTTCTTCTTTTGTTATCATAAATCCTTTTAAAAAATGTTATCGTTGAGTTGACAAGATGAAACCGGCAAAGCCGGCGCGTATTAAAAAGTGTTTAATTAAATAATGATTTTTTTTCTTAAATGTTTATGATATTTAAAAAATTAGAAAATTTATAAAAACGGAGACCTAAAAACGCAACTTAAATAGTTATTAAGTATTGTAGCGGACGGTTAATTTGATGCGTATTAATTGGACAGAGGAATCGCTGAACCGCCAGCTTGCGCGGGTGCCTCACGAACAGATAAATCATTTACCTATGAAAACGTTTTTAAAGTTTTTGTGCCCAATTATGGCTTTGGTATTATTCCAATCCTGTAAAAAAGAGAGTACGGAGAGTAAAGTAGTCATAGATCCATACACTTATGCGGCCAAATTCAATTGGATGGAAGATTCGATAAAGGTAGATAACAGCGCGTGGACAAAGGTTGCAAAGGGTAATTTGTTTTCATGGCTGTCCCAGGATGGCAAAGTTCAAAAAAGTAATTTTGCTATCTATAATAAACGGGCAAATATCAAAACTGATTTTGTTTATGCAATTCAAAAAGATTCAGTCTTTGCATTAAAATTATTGTCAGATACGGTTTATTTCCTGGATAAGAACGGTAACTCGAGAGCTGATCTGAAAGGGCAAGTCACATTAGGCAAGGATACTTCACTGATTTTACGAAACACGGGCGCCTCACCCGCTATTTCCGTAAAATATAAACTTGAGAAATAGGGAACATTGCAATAAATACGTGTGAATAACTTACAGCCCCCATTCCAAATATCGAAACGCTCGGGCAGCTGCTCCGTACAAGCCGTCATCAATAGGATGACGGCAGGTGATATTATTGAGGGGCTACTGATTTCGGGCTCCGTTATTGTGATCAGGATAGGTGCTCCATTGCGCCACGCCTTCGGGCTCAGAGTCTTTCACTTCGGTGCTTTTTTCCTGGCTCATTTGTTTGTTCAGTTTTTCTGCCTGTTTAAGTTCCCTTCCCTTATCGTCTTCAAGTAGGGTAAGGCCCTGCGTTTCCCTGACGTGGTTAACCGGGTCGGCTATGTAAACGAACTCTTTTCCTAAATCGGGCATTTCGCCTTCATTCCACGGGCCGTGAACATCAGCACCATTAGACATATTGAAATACTGCTGTGTAAAGCGTGGATCGGCAGCCAGTACGCCCGGCGGAAAGTTTGGTTGGATATCGTTTAAAGCCGCTTCGAACATCTTGTAATGCGCTACTTCGCGGGTCATCAGGAAAGATAGTGTTTCGTGGATGTAAGGGTCATTGGTGAACTTCATGAGGTGTTCATAAACCAGTTTGGCGCGTGATTCTGAAGCAAGGTTACTGCGGAGATCAACGGTCAGGTCGCCGTTTGAATGGATGTAACTGGCGCACCATGGTATACCCTGGCTGTTGCGGGGGGTAACACCACCGCCTGTAATAACTCCAAACTGTGGATTGGCGAATACAGCCTGGTGAATTATATCTTCTTTGGCAGCCTTACCGTTCAAAACCTGCATGATCTCGGAACTGTCGGCAGCGTTCTTGAGCTCGCCGTTCACGCCTTTGAGGAGCATTTGGATAGTAGCGCCCACAATTTCCAGGTGACTGAATTCCTCGGTGGCGATATCCATCAGCATATCATATTTGTCGGGGTATGGCACCTTGGCGCCAAAGGCCTGCGTGAAGTATTGCATGGCTGCGGCCAGTTCGCCGTTCTCTCCGCCAAACTGTTCCAGTAATAAATTGGCAAACCGGGGATCGGGGCGCGATACGCGCGCATTAAATTGTAGTTCTTTTACATGGTGAAACATAACATTTGATTTTGGTAGATAGTGTTATGATACAACCGTGGGTAAGGTTTAATGTTTTATAATTTAATAAATTTATTTAATATGAAAATAGAAGCAATCTATTTTACAAATTGTTAATGCGGGTACTTTTTCAACAAACTGCAAAATTTGAGCATAGACTGAGGAGTGATACTCCAGTCGGGGGCTTTAATATCACCCCAGGCCTTGGGGTTGTCATATAAGTTAAAGTAGCAAACACCAAAAATATGAGGGTTCGCATTTATTGTTTCGGCGGCATCGGTAAGCCATTTGTTCTGGAAGCTTTCTGACCCCTTTACACCGAACTCGGTTATGAATAAAGGCTTATCAAGAAACCTCATCCTAAAATATTTTCGGTTAAATATGGTGCTGAAGGCTTCCTGCTTGTCCTGGTCGGTAATGTTTTTATCGGGCAAACCATAAATGGCTATACTGATGTAATCTACTACGTCGCTTCCCGGCCAAAAATCTGCAGAGCCACGGTCACCGGCAGGTCCCCAAACCTTTCTGATATTTTTGCCCGGCCCTCCGTCAAACTGCATAAAATACCTGAAGGCATTGATATAGGTAACCGGATCCTGGCTTTGCCAATTGTACCGGTGGATCGGGATTTCCATTTCATGCATCCATCTGAGATAAACAATGTTCTTTGTGGCAGAAATTATACTAAATAATTTTTTGATCTGTTTGTCATAACGGCCATTTAAGATACTTTCCAAAACAGCAGTGTCCGGCTTTCCGCTAATATCCCGCCAGGGTTCCATGGTTACAATCACTTCATGGCGGCGGTTAATGACCTCCGAGAATTTTTTTTCAAAATCGCCTCTTTCAACTTCGCCCCAATCTGTAAAAAGATGTTCTACGCCAATTTCCGGTTGATTGAGTAGTTTTTTATTTGGATCAAATACCCCAATCTTTAACGAGGACCTGACAGGCTTTGTATCAGCACTATCCACATAATTATTGGGACTGTAGGCGGTGTGCCGGTATTTGTTAAAGTAGTTTTTCTGTTCGCTTAACCAGCTATATTTAAAAGGTGTTTTTTGTGTATCATTATCTATGATCAATACCGGTTTGTTAATAAACCTTAAGCGATGGAGCTTATGTTTTAACATATAAGAAACTGTACTATCTTTCGGATAAAAGTTGGTGGTATTTTCAGACGTGCTTCCGAGCGTTATACTTACATAATCAACGGTCTTATTTCCGGGCCAGTATTCCGTATCACCGGGATAACCTGAGGGGCCCCAGATGATTTGTGCCTTTGGGGCAATCATTTTAATTTTTTTTGAAAAATAATTAAATGAAATAATATAGTCTTTTGGTGATTTAAATTGCCACGGAAATACATTGGCCGGTACTTCCATATCGGGATTCCAGCGGATAAAGACCTGATGCCGGCTTTTTGCCGCTAAAATAGCCAGTTCATGGATCTGCTTATCAAAACGACCATTGAGCACTTCAGTTAAAACGTTGTTTTTATAATCTACGCCTTTAAGCCAGGTTTCTACGGTGATTAATACATCATCATTAGCTAAAGCTGTTTCCACATTGCTCCGGCTTGACCATATAGCCGTATTTTTAAACACTGCAGTATAACAAATAATGGGCTTGGCCGGTAAGCTATTACTTAAATTGCTGCCATCAAATATGCCCACGACCTGCTCGTTGCTGCGGTAGTAGTCATTTGTAAAATAATCATTATGCAAAAATTTAATGCCCCAAAAGGATATAATGAAGACTATACCTAAAATGATCGCTAAATAAATCTTTACGGACTTTTTTTTCATTGACGATTAATTTTGAAGAGGGGTATTTAATGTTGCGTAGTCAACAGTTACATTATCGCCATCGGTTGCAACAAGGTACAGCCTGTACCTGTTATCATTTTGGGGGATTGTAACGTATACGTCCGGGCTGTTTCCTACCTTTTTCATGCCGGTAGCATTACCCAAATTGTCTGTTTTGACAAGATACCATTCAAATTTCAATCCGGTTTTTAAATATGCGGCAATGTTCCAGTGACCGTAAGAAAATACCAGTGCATTATAACGCAGGGATGTCCCCGGAGTAGTTGTTAATGCAGGTTTTAATATTTTAACAACAGGCAAGTTATAGATAGCTATATTGCCATTCCAGTTCTTGCTTATTTTGTAAAGATACCGTTTGTTCCTACCCCATACGTCTTTCAAACCGTCAAACGTAACAGCAGTTCCGCTTTGCTGATCCTGCCAGTTAGCGTAAAAAATCCCGCCGGAGTGCTGTATATCCTGGAGTGCGCGGGGATCAGTGCAACTGAAAAAATAAGGCGTTTTAAAATCCCGGCTAATATATTTTAATGACTGTTTGTTATTAACGATTAGTCCAAAGGCATCGATTGCAGGTATTTGCCCTTTTAGTATTTGCATAGCAGGACTAAGTGTGGGGGCGGATAAAAGGTCAATGGTTAATGGCCTCGTTGGGTCTGCAAGTTTAATTTCGTTTACCAAACGTTTTAACAAATTGATATAATGCTGTTGAGCCCGGTACAACTGTGGCTCATGATAAAATTGGGATAGCTGCTGGTAGGTACTATTGCCTAAGTTCCAGGCACTGATGTTAGGGTTTGATTTATTTTTATTTATGGTGTTAAGGATGATATTGAATTGTTCGTGCAGATAGGTGGTATCATTGACGAAGCTCGATGGAGCGGGCATCCAAAAACTATAATTAATTTTTAAGCCTTGTTGTGCC
It contains:
- a CDS encoding PAS domain S-box protein, whose product is MLHAPVGICILHAESMTIETVNVHLLKLINKPGEDLSGKSYREIFAVAKPDDESALKIAGKGTQHQDDKGAIIQTLNGKKQIVPVTFVYKPVKNDKGKVTHIAIWVLENTKEALDEELAAINEELAATNEEYAAANEELAAANEELATTNEELLETQENLRRSEKLFRSIALNIPGSLILVVDRNHRYIAIEGDIMEKMGYNRRDYEGKHPSEISPERYEASRHLYERVLSGEKFSIERKAETGEFYLIHFVPLKNDDNIVESGLIITLDITEIKQAEEKSAKLAAIVETSDDAIVSKTLESVVTSWNAAAERMFGYTEKEMIGQTIYKIIPEDRQDEEPRILSRLSTGERVDHFETRRLTKDGRLLDVSLTISPVMDKQGKIIGLSKIARDITDKKQEEQRKNDFIGMVSHELKTPLTSLAAIIQVAQKKLMQSEDQFLSDAMEKANQQARRMAAMINSFLNISRLEAGKLLIEKRPFDLGQLLQEILEETRLTVTSHVFSLKECNNLRVNADRDKIVSVISNLISNAVKYSPKGRLIDISCKLNGDMMVVVSVKDEGMGIKPEDLIYIFDRYYRVETSHTRHISGFGIGLYLSAEIIKRHGGEIWAESELDKGSTFYFSLPQTESSDNL
- a CDS encoding SDR family oxidoreductase yields the protein MITKEETPQKQDRQPGIEAKMNPAPEYIKGSYKAAGKLQGKIALITGGDSGIGRAVSVHFAQEGANVAIVYLDEDEDAEITKDLVELTGQRCLLIKGDVKEPAFCKHAVEQTIKEFGKLNILVNNAGMQFPQKDVRAIDPDQLDTTFRTNIFAYFYFAEAALDHMHAGDCIINTTSVTAYRSSPSLIDYSSTKGAITTFTRSLATNLTEKGIRVNAVAPGPVWTPLIVSTFDEEKIKKFGSETAMKRAGQPSELGPAYVFLASDDSSFITGQVIHVNGGEVVNG
- a CDS encoding manganese catalase family protein, whose translation is MFHHVKELQFNARVSRPDPRFANLLLEQFGGENGELAAAMQYFTQAFGAKVPYPDKYDMLMDIATEEFSHLEIVGATIQMLLKGVNGELKNAADSSEIMQVLNGKAAKEDIIHQAVFANPQFGVITGGGVTPRNSQGIPWCASYIHSNGDLTVDLRSNLASESRAKLVYEHLMKFTNDPYIHETLSFLMTREVAHYKMFEAALNDIQPNFPPGVLAADPRFTQQYFNMSNGADVHGPWNEGEMPDLGKEFVYIADPVNHVRETQGLTLLEDDKGRELKQAEKLNKQMSQEKSTEVKDSEPEGVAQWSTYPDHNNGARNQ